One part of the Marmota flaviventris isolate mMarFla1 chromosome 4, mMarFla1.hap1, whole genome shotgun sequence genome encodes these proteins:
- the Nodal gene encoding nodal homolog isoform X2, producing the protein MRKFEDSQCLLKLDVEVDGQNWTFAFDFSFLSQEEELAWAELRLQLPSPVDLPAEGQLTIEIFHQPKLDTEKDPGNCLRRLRMELFTITLSQVTFSSGSMVLEVTKPLSKWLKDPRALEEQMSSLSRECWQPSPTPPVTGTSVLLMLYSNLPREQRRLGGATLLWEAESSWRAQEGQLSRERVLRHRRHHLPDRSQLCRKVKFQVDFNLIGWGSWIIYPKQYNAYRCEGECPNPVGEEFHPTNHAYIQSLLKRYQPHRVPSTCCAPVKTKPLSMLYVDNGRVLLEHHKDMIVEECGCL; encoded by the exons ATGAGGAAGTTTGAAGACAGCCAGTGCTTATTGAAGTTAG ATGTGGAGGTGGATGGGCAGAACTGGACCTTTGCTTTTGATTTCTCCTTCCTGAGCCAAGAAGAAGAGCTGGCGTGGGCTGAGCTCCGGCTGCAGCTGCCCAGCCCCGTGGACCTCCCCGCCGAGGGCCAGCTCACCATTGAGATCTTCCACCAGCCAAAACTGGACacagagaaggacccaggcaacTGCCTGAGGCGTCTTCGGATGGAACTGTTCACCATCACTTTGTCCCAGGTCACCTTTTCTTCGGGCAGCATGGTCCTGGAGGTGACCAAGCCCCTCTCCAAATGGCTGAAGGACCCCAGGGCACTGGAGGAGCAGATGTCCAGTCTGTCCAGAGAGTGCTGgcagccctcccccaccccccctgTCACTGGCACCAGCGTGCTCCTCATGCTCTACTCCAACCTGCCCCGGGAGCAGAGGCGGCTGGGTGGCGCCACCTTGCTGTGGGAAGCTGAGAGCTCCTGGCGGGCCCAGGAGGGACAGCTCTCCCGGGAGAGGGTCCTGAGACACCGGCGGCATCACTTGCCAGACAGAAGCCAGCTGTGTCGGAAGGTCAAGTTCCAGGTGGACTTCAACCTGATCGGGTGGGGCTCCTGGATCATCTACCCCAAGCAGTACAACGCCTACCGCTGCGAGGGCGAGTGCCCTAACCCCGTGGGGGAGGAGTTCCACCCCACCAACCACGCATACATCCAG aGTCTGCTGAAACGCTACCAGCCCCATCGGGTCCCTTCCACCTGCTGTGCCCCAGTGAAGACCAAGCCGCTGAGCATGCTGTATGTGGATAATGGCAGAGTGCTCCTAGAGCACCATAAAGACATGATCGTGGAAGAGTGTGGGTGCCTCTGA
- the Eif4ebp2 gene encoding eukaryotic translation initiation factor 4E-binding protein 2, producing MSSSAGSGHQPSQSRAIPTRTVPISDAAQLPHDYCTTPGGTLFSTTPGGTRIIYDRKFLLDRRNSPMAQTPPCHLPNIPGVTSPGTLIEDSKVEVNNLNNLNNHDRKHTVGDDAQFEMDI from the exons ATGTCCTCGTCCGCCGGCAGCGGCCACCAGCCCAGCCAGAGCCGCGCCATCCCTACCCGCACCGTGCCCATTAGCGACGCCGCGCAGCTACCTCATGACTATTGCACCACGCCCGGGGGGACGCTCTTCTCCACCACGCCGGGAG GAACTCGAATCATTTATGATAGGAAGTTTCTTTTGGATCGTCGCAATTCTCCCATGGCTCAGACCCCACCCTGCCATCTGCCCAATATCCCAGGAGTCACTAGCCCTGGCACCTTAATTGAAGACTCCAAAGTAGAAGTAAACAATTTGAACAACTTGAACAATCATGACAGGAAGCATACAGTTG GGGATGATGCTCAGTTTGAGATGGATATCTGA
- the Nodal gene encoding nodal homolog isoform X1, translating to MYAHRLQFFLLHAWWVLLQAGAATVAQVPLRTLGQPSSPSPLSYMLSLYRDPLPRADIIRSLQAQDVEVDGQNWTFAFDFSFLSQEEELAWAELRLQLPSPVDLPAEGQLTIEIFHQPKLDTEKDPGNCLRRLRMELFTITLSQVTFSSGSMVLEVTKPLSKWLKDPRALEEQMSSLSRECWQPSPTPPVTGTSVLLMLYSNLPREQRRLGGATLLWEAESSWRAQEGQLSRERVLRHRRHHLPDRSQLCRKVKFQVDFNLIGWGSWIIYPKQYNAYRCEGECPNPVGEEFHPTNHAYIQSLLKRYQPHRVPSTCCAPVKTKPLSMLYVDNGRVLLEHHKDMIVEECGCL from the exons ATGTACGCCCACCGCCTCCAGTTCTTCCTCCTGCACGCCTGGTGGGTGCTGCTCCAGGCAGGCGCCGCCACGGTGGCCCAGGTACCCCTGCGGACACTGGGGCAACCCTCGTCGCCGTCCCCTCTCTCTTACATGCTGAGCCTCTACCGCGACCCGCTGCCCCGGGCGGACATCATCCGCAGTCTGCAGGCACAAG ATGTGGAGGTGGATGGGCAGAACTGGACCTTTGCTTTTGATTTCTCCTTCCTGAGCCAAGAAGAAGAGCTGGCGTGGGCTGAGCTCCGGCTGCAGCTGCCCAGCCCCGTGGACCTCCCCGCCGAGGGCCAGCTCACCATTGAGATCTTCCACCAGCCAAAACTGGACacagagaaggacccaggcaacTGCCTGAGGCGTCTTCGGATGGAACTGTTCACCATCACTTTGTCCCAGGTCACCTTTTCTTCGGGCAGCATGGTCCTGGAGGTGACCAAGCCCCTCTCCAAATGGCTGAAGGACCCCAGGGCACTGGAGGAGCAGATGTCCAGTCTGTCCAGAGAGTGCTGgcagccctcccccaccccccctgTCACTGGCACCAGCGTGCTCCTCATGCTCTACTCCAACCTGCCCCGGGAGCAGAGGCGGCTGGGTGGCGCCACCTTGCTGTGGGAAGCTGAGAGCTCCTGGCGGGCCCAGGAGGGACAGCTCTCCCGGGAGAGGGTCCTGAGACACCGGCGGCATCACTTGCCAGACAGAAGCCAGCTGTGTCGGAAGGTCAAGTTCCAGGTGGACTTCAACCTGATCGGGTGGGGCTCCTGGATCATCTACCCCAAGCAGTACAACGCCTACCGCTGCGAGGGCGAGTGCCCTAACCCCGTGGGGGAGGAGTTCCACCCCACCAACCACGCATACATCCAG aGTCTGCTGAAACGCTACCAGCCCCATCGGGTCCCTTCCACCTGCTGTGCCCCAGTGAAGACCAAGCCGCTGAGCATGCTGTATGTGGATAATGGCAGAGTGCTCCTAGAGCACCATAAAGACATGATCGTGGAAGAGTGTGGGTGCCTCTGA
- the Nodal gene encoding nodal homolog isoform X3 — MELFTITLSQVTFSSGSMVLEVTKPLSKWLKDPRALEEQMSSLSRECWQPSPTPPVTGTSVLLMLYSNLPREQRRLGGATLLWEAESSWRAQEGQLSRERVLRHRRHHLPDRSQLCRKVKFQVDFNLIGWGSWIIYPKQYNAYRCEGECPNPVGEEFHPTNHAYIQSLLKRYQPHRVPSTCCAPVKTKPLSMLYVDNGRVLLEHHKDMIVEECGCL, encoded by the exons ATGGAACTGTTCACCATCACTTTGTCCCAGGTCACCTTTTCTTCGGGCAGCATGGTCCTGGAGGTGACCAAGCCCCTCTCCAAATGGCTGAAGGACCCCAGGGCACTGGAGGAGCAGATGTCCAGTCTGTCCAGAGAGTGCTGgcagccctcccccaccccccctgTCACTGGCACCAGCGTGCTCCTCATGCTCTACTCCAACCTGCCCCGGGAGCAGAGGCGGCTGGGTGGCGCCACCTTGCTGTGGGAAGCTGAGAGCTCCTGGCGGGCCCAGGAGGGACAGCTCTCCCGGGAGAGGGTCCTGAGACACCGGCGGCATCACTTGCCAGACAGAAGCCAGCTGTGTCGGAAGGTCAAGTTCCAGGTGGACTTCAACCTGATCGGGTGGGGCTCCTGGATCATCTACCCCAAGCAGTACAACGCCTACCGCTGCGAGGGCGAGTGCCCTAACCCCGTGGGGGAGGAGTTCCACCCCACCAACCACGCATACATCCAG aGTCTGCTGAAACGCTACCAGCCCCATCGGGTCCCTTCCACCTGCTGTGCCCCAGTGAAGACCAAGCCGCTGAGCATGCTGTATGTGGATAATGGCAGAGTGCTCCTAGAGCACCATAAAGACATGATCGTGGAAGAGTGTGGGTGCCTCTGA